The genomic window TGCTTTTTTATCGCCACCAATCATGAGACAAAATCCATTTTCACGACCGTGAACACCACCTGATGTTCCACAATCTATAAAAAAAATATCACTTAATGCAAGCTCTTTTGCCCGACGGATAGAATCAGTAAATTTACTATTTCCTCCATCAATAATAATATCACCAATAGTAAGCACAGGTTTTAATTGCATAATTACTTTATCAACAAGCTCTCCCTGAGGAATCATAAGCCAAAAAACATTAATATTTTTATGTGCAAAATCAGCAATGCTCGTAACAATAGTAACACCACTTTGATGTGCTATTGCACAATTATCAGCATTAATATCAAAACCAAAAACTTCAAACTTTGCATTTAACGCACGATAGGCAAGCGCCTCTCCCATTTTTCCCAATCCAATTATTGCTACTTTTATACGCGCCATTTCATTCCATTTTTATAATTATATTCTTCTTCTTCTTGCGGGCCAGTCGATCCTTTTGTATATGTATATACTGGTAGATTTTGAGCAACGACTGCATCAATCAATTTCCATGCATATTCAATTTCATCATACCGCACTGATATTGATTGCTCACCACGTATAACTTCTTCAATAAGAAATTCATATGCCTGTGGTGTTTGCAATCCAAAAAGACAGCTATGACAAAATTCCATTTCGACCGGCATAATTTGATAAGAACTATTAGGATGCTTTACATTAAGTGTTAAAGAAAAAATTGCATCTGGTGCTATTTTAATCGTTAACCAATTAGAATCAGTAGGGCACCCACGCATTAATAAACAATCTACTTGCTTAAATTTAATATAAATTACCGTCTCTTTTTTATCTAAATATTTACCTGTTTTTAAATAAAAAGGCACACCAACCCATCGTGGTGTATCAACAAATAGCTTAAGTGATGCATAGGTATCAATTTGAGAATCAGCCTTTACATAAGATTCTTCTTGATATCCATCATATTGACCTAAAATTCCATCCACAAATTTTACTTTTTCTAATACCCTTGCTCGCTCTGCACGAATAAAATCACCGGTCAATTTTTCAGGCGCCTCCATACATACCAATGCAAGCAACTCCAACATGTGATTCTGTACTACATCACGCAATGAACCATACAAATCATAATAACCACCACGTCCTTCAATACCACTGCTTTCACT from Candidatus Babeliales bacterium includes these protein-coding regions:
- the zwf gene encoding glucose-6-phosphate dehydrogenase, encoding MNNVTIILFGATGDLSKRKIIPALYRCIMKKKLEKVIIIGAAFDDSTADQMIEAAQPFVVDSDKHYWDILRKSSYYKKINFSEYDDFEQLRFFVEECEQRHGVINNRLFYLATAAHFFCPITHNSAQAGLLQRHENDDALWHRVVYEKPFGHDLQSAHLINECIKNTLNESQVYRIDHYLTKEVVSNIAMIRFTNCVLEPLWSNRYIDQVQIVLSESSGIEGRGGYYDLYGSLRDVVQNHMLELLALVCMEAPEKLTGDFIRAERARVLEKVKFVDGILGQYDGYQEESYVKADSQIDTYASLKLFVDTPRWVGVPFYLKTGKYLDKKETVIYIKFKQVDCLLMRGCPTDSNWLTIKIAPDAIFSLTLNVKHPNSSYQIMPVEMEFCHSCLFGLQTPQAYEFLIEEVIRGEQSISVRYDEIEYAWKLIDAVVAQNLPVYTYTKGSTGPQEEEEYNYKNGMKWRV